In Topomyia yanbarensis strain Yona2022 chromosome 2, ASM3024719v1, whole genome shotgun sequence, one DNA window encodes the following:
- the LOC131679511 gene encoding uncharacterized protein LOC131679511: MAGSGVSDAEERIGQTMETTVIAKINYPHFDPDDIDTWFMCLEAAFSVNQIKNDKFRFNAVIVALGSRAKYVYNVIAQCNNDKYDVIKAAVIAHFRPSENQRLTSLLSGMTLGDQTPTVLLSEMRRLGGVGCSDSVLSNLWLRALPSTVRSIIAAVPSVGLDEQAVVADKIMEAPRGEVAAVHSTKSASSISRLEQQIEALSRRLDEALSSDNRGRQRYRRQPSHSRHHSQRQPTPSQSRAPRRWICWFHYRHKSTKIPTANQNETVNIQRIHVHDQQSSIRYLIDTGADISVIPPSPREQLNPTKYNQLFAANGSPINTYGTRRLTIDIGLRRTTLLEVNNIQTATEPMITTFNVNAPFADLLKEYQDITILNMNHLPTKAKTVHHIVTTGQPVFCRPRRLTIEKLTEAKAEFRFLMEQGVCQLSKSCWRAYHQVPVAVEDIPKTAITTPFGLFEFKFMTFGLRNAGQTLQRLLHDIFGDLDFIFPYIDDLCIASDDIKQHESRLRVVFERLRDNGLTINVGKCQIGQPEFPRPIVAKQLKRLLGSINFYPRFIPHTADVQQTLHAMIPVNFRNDQTPLVWNEVTSAAFDKCKQDLANAVLLAHPSAEAKLALEVDASGIAIGARPERANPTQQRRLAFISEYTTDIRHVPGEANQVADMLSRIETIANTEVPIDFRRMAEQ, from the exons ATGGCTGGCAGTGGCGTCAGTGATGCTGAAGAACGCATTGGCCAGACAATGGAAACCACCGTCATCGCGAAAATCAACTATCCACATTTCGACCCTGATGACATCGACACGTGGTTCATGTGTCTGGAAGCCGCTTTTAGCGTCAACCAGATTAAGAACGATAAATTTAGGTTCAACGCTGTCATCGTCGCCTTAGGATCACGGGCTAAATACGTTTACAACGTGATCGCCCAGTGCAATAATGATAAATACGACGTTATCAAAGCCGCTGTCATTGCGCATTTTCGTCCGTCAGAAAATCAGCGTCTGACCAGCTTGTTGTCCGGAATGACACTCGGTGACCAAACACCGACTGTACTTTTATCTGAGATGCGTCGTCTCGGTGGAGTAGGCTGTTCCGACAGCGTATTGTCCAACTTGTGGCTTCGCGCCCTACCGAGCACCGTCCGTTCGATCATCGCCGCCGTGCCGTCAGTTGGCCTCGATGAGCAGGCAGTGGTAGCTGACAAAATTATGGAAGCCCCGAGAGGAGAAGTAGCAGCCGTGCATTCGACCAAATCCGCATCGTCCATTTCAAGATTAGAACAGCAGATTGAAGCACTCTCCCGCCGTTTGGATGAAGCATTGTCCAGTGACAACCGTGGCAGACAACGCTACAGAAGACAGCCATCGCATAGCCGCCATCACAGTCAAAGACAACCGACGCCATCGCAGTCGCGTGCCCCTCGCAGATGGATTTGCTGGTTTCACTACCGCCACAAAAGCACAAAAAt ACCCACTGCAAACCAGAACGAAACAGTCAACATTCAACGAATCCATGTGCACGATCAGCAGTCATCCATCAGATACTTGATCGACACCGGTGCAGATATCTCAGTGATCCCACCCTCACCAAGAGAACAGCTAAACCCAACAAAATACAACCAACTATTCGCTGCTAACGGCAGCCCAATAAACACTTACGGTACCAGACGTCTGACTATCGATATTGGTCTCCGGCGGACTACCCTTCTGGAAGTCAACAATATCCAGACCGCCACGGAACCCATGATAACCACTTTCAACGTGAACGCACCATTTGCAGACCTTCTCAAGGAATATCAGGACATTACGATCCTTAATATGAACCACCTCCCGACGAAAGCGAAAACCGTTCACCACATCGTCACGACTGGCCAACCTGTCTTCTGCCGTCCTCGCAGACTAACGATAGAAAAGCTGACTGAAGCCAAGGCGGAGTTCAGGTTTCTTATGGAGCAGGGAGTTTGCCAGCTATCCAAAAGCTGCTGG CGTGCGTATCATCAAGTCCCCGTTGCAGTCGAAGACATCCCCAAAACGGCCATCACGACCCCTTTCGGATTATTCGAATTCAAATTTATGACATTCGGACTACGAAACGCTGGCCAAACGCTTCAGAGACTTCTTCACGACATCTTCGGTGACCTGGATTTTATATTTCCGTACATCGACGACCTTTGCATCGCATCGGATGACATAAAACAACATGAATCTCGCTTACGAGTGGTATTCGAGCGCCTCCGGGACAACGGACTCACCATCAACGTCGGCAAGTGTCAAATCGGTCAACCAGAA TTCCCTCGCCCAATAGTCGCCAAACAGCTAAAACGATTATTGGGCAGCATAAATTTCTATCCACGGTTCATTCCTCACACCGCTGATGTCCAACAAACTCTGCATGCCATGATCCCAGTAAACTTCCGCAACGACCAGACACCACTTGTCTGGAACGAAGTCACGAGCGCCGCCTTCGATAAATGTAAGCAGGACCTGGCAAATGCCGTGTTGCTAGCGCACCCCTCTGCCGAAGCCAAACTCGCATTGGAAGTTGACGCATCAGGAATTGCCATCGGTGCG CGTCCGGAACGAGCAAACCCGACCCAACAACGCCGGCTCGCGTTTATCAGCGAGTACACGACGGATATTCGCCACGTACCAGGAGAGGCAAACCAAGTTGCCGACATGCTGAGTCGCATCGAAACAATCGCCAACACAGAGGTACCAATTGATTTCAGAAGAATGGCAGAGCAGTAG